The sequence below is a genomic window from Streptomyces sp. NBC_00289.
ACACGGCACGCAGCCTCGCGGACACACTGCAGACCGTCTCGGACGGCGTGGTCAGCGCCCTCGGGTACGAGCTGGCATGCGTCAACCTGGTCCGCCCCGACGGTGACCTGGTGGTCGCCGCCTTCTCCGGCAACCAGGCCGCCGAGGCCCTGATCACCGGCCGGGTCGGCTCACGCGAGTCCTGGGAGCGCCGGCTCGGCATGGGGGAGCACTGGGGCGACCTGGTGTTCATACCGCACACCGAGGGCTGGGTCCTCGACGACGACGACGTGCCCCAGTGGTACACCGACGGACCCGCGCCCCGCTTCGAGGACGAGTGGCACCCCTCCGACCGGCTGTTCGCACCGATGTTCACGCCCGGCGTGCCCGGCGGCTCCTGCGGTGAACTCATCGGCGTCCTGTCCGTGGACCGTCCGCGCAACGGCCGTCGGCCGGGCGCCTGGGGACGCGAAGCGCTCCAGATGTACGCGTTCCAGGCCGCCATAGCGATAAGCAACGCGCGTCTACGCGCCAACATGCAGCGCGCACTGGTCAGGCTCGAAAGGGAACAGCAGGCGTTGCGCGCCAGCGAGGAGAGTTTCCGGCAGGCCTTCGAGTACGCCCCCTCCGGCATGGCCATCGCCGAGATGGGCGGCGACCAGCACGGCCGCATCCTGCGCACCAACGACGCCCTGTGCCGCCTGCTCGGCCGCCCCGCCTCCTCGATGCGCCGCTACGCCTTCTCCGACCTCGTGCACCCCGAGGACATAGGCACGCTCCTGCGGACCTCCGCCGAGGGCGGACGCGCGGAACTCAGGCTCGGCCGCCGGGACGGCACCTACGTCTGGGTCAGCCTGCGCAACTCGGTCGTCGCGGACGCCGCCGACGGCCCCCGTTTCCTGCTCACCCACGTCGAGGACATAGAGGAGCGCAAGCGCCGCGAGCTCCAGCTCGCCCACCGCGCCTCCCACGACTCGCTCACCGGACTGCCGAACTCCGCCGAGCTGCGCTCCCGCCTCTCCTCCCGCCTGTGCCACCGGGCCGGTCACTCCGCCGCCCTGGAGTCCATCGACGCGGCCTTCGGACATCCCGTCTACGACGCGGGCGGCAACGGCTTCGACTACCCGCCGTCCGTCGAGGCGCTGGACGCCTACGACCACCACGTGCACACCGTCGCCCCCGAGGACGACCGCGACGACGGCACCAAGGGGCTCGCCGTCCTCTTCTGCGACCTCGACGGCTTCAAGTCGATCAACGACCGGTTCGGCCACAACGCCGGGAACGAGGTCCTCATCGAGGTCGCCCGGCGGCTATCGAACGGAGTGCGGGACGGCGACACGGTGGCCCGGCTCGGCGGCGACGAGTTCGTGGTGCTCGCCGACGGGCTCGGCCGGGCCGACGCCCAGGACCTCGCCGTACGCCTGCGCAACGAGATCATCCAGCCGATCCGGGTCGACGGCCGCGCCGTTCGGGTCGGGGCCAGCTTCGGCATCGGCTGGGCGCACTGCGGGATGACCGCGGACGAGGTGTTGAAATCCGCTGACGAGCGGATGTACGTAGAGAAACGATCTCGTCCCAAACAACACAGACGCGCGGGATGATCCCCAGGTCAGCGAGCTGATGCGATCCGAGTCACCCGTTTGGGCCATCAGGAGCGGGTAGGCTCGCCATTCTGACCACACGTATCGCGTCCGACCCGCACCTGTTTGAGGAGTACCAAGGGATGACGTCCGGCAACAACGGCGCGACCCCGCCCGAGGACGACGACCCGTTCGGCTACCTCTACGCCGACGGGCAGGCCAACGGGGCGCAGCCGCCGTCCGGCGGAGGCTACGGCTACCCGAACTCCGTCAACCGGGTGCGTGCCGTCGGCCAGCGCCAGTACGGCCAGCAGCAGGCGCAGACCGCGCAGTACGGCCAGCCGACCGTGCCGCAGCAGCCAGGCCCGCACGGCCAGCCGAACTCGCACTACGCCGCGCCCGAGACGTTCCCCGGCGGCGGCGCTCCCACGTCCCCGCAGCAGACGCACGGCGGCGGCGGCCGGGGCCGCGGTCCCAACACCAAGGGTCTGCTGATCGGCGCGATCGCGGTGGTCGCCGCGGTCGTCATCGGCATCAGCGTGGCCATGATGAACGGCGACTCGGACGACAAGGCGGGCGACAACCAGGCGTCCGCCGCGCCCACCGCCTCGAAGAGCACCCAGCCGAGCCCGTCGAACAGCAACAGCGCGGCGAGCGAGGAGAACCTGCCGACCATCGACGCGAAGGCCCTGCTGCTCGGTGGCGGCGCCGCCACCGCGTCCGACGTCAAGGGCGCCAAGGCCGACGGCGGCGTCTACGTGACCGGATTCAACGCCACCGGCGCCTCCGTCACCTGGAACGTCAGCGGCATCCCCAAGGCCGGCAAGTACAGCGTGTACGTCGGCTACAGCGTGCCGGGCAGGGACGCCACCGCGACCCTCACGGTCAACGGCACGGCCTCCAACTCGCCGGTCGACCTGAAGAACTACGCGAAAGTCGGCGAGGGCGACTACGAGAAGGGCTGGACGCAGACCTACAACTACATCCAGCTCAACAAGGGCACCAACACGATCAAGGTCTCCTGCGAGAACGGGAACCAGTGCGACGCCCTGCTCGACCAGATGTGGCTGGTCAACGGCTGGGTCGACTCCTAGGACACTTCCGGGACCGTTCCGGCCGCCCGGGTCAGGCCGCGTCGGCGTCCCCCGTCACCGCGACCCGTGGCAGCAGGTCCTCGTAGGCGGTGCGGCTGAACTCGCCCGCCACCGGGGCCAGGACCGTCGCCGCGGACAGGGCGACCGCGCGGGCCAGCCGGTCCGGCCAGGGCAGGTTGTCGGCCAGGCCCGACAGCAGACCCGCGACCGCCGAGTCACCGGCGCCCGTCGGATTGCCCCGGACACGGGCGGGCGGGGTGGCGCGCCAGCGGCCCTCCGGGGTCACCGCGAGCAGCCCGGCGGGACCCAGGGAGGCGACGACGGCGTGGGCGCCGCGCCGACGGGCGTCCCGGGTGGCCTGCGACGGCTCGTGGGAGCCGGTGAGTTCGGCGAGTTCGTCGGCGTTCGGCTTCACGATGTCGGGGCGGGCGGCCACCCCGCGGCGCAGCGGTTCGCCCGCGGTGTCCAGCAGGACCGGGACCCCCGCGGTCCGCGCCGTCCGTATCAGCTCGGCGTACGCCCCCACCGGCACCCCCGGCGGCAGGCTGCCGCACAGGGCCACCGCCGAGGCGGACGCGACCAGTTCGCCGTACAGCCTCCTGAAGGCGGCCCACTCGGCCGGAGCGACCGTCGGGCCGGGTTCGTTGAGCTGGGTGGTGTCGCCGCTGTGTTCGTCCACGACGGCGATCGTGCGCCGGGTCGCACCGGCGACCGGAAGGAGCGCGTCCACCAACCCCGGTACGGCGGTGAGCCGTTCGCGTACGGCGTGCCCGGTGGCGCCGCCCGCGAAGCCGGTGACCGTCACCCGGTGGCCGAGGGCCGCGAGGACGCGGGCCACGTTCAGGCCCTTGCCGCCCGGGCGTTCGGTGACCTCGGAGATCCGGTGGGAGGCGTGGGGCCGCAGTGCCGCCACGCGATAGGTGATGTCGAGAGCGGTGTTCAGTGTGACCGTGAGGATCACCTGGGAGGACCTCCCCCGAAGCGCATGCGCGTGCCGTGTCCGGAAGCCCGATCATGCCAAAGAGACGGCGCTCCTCCCAGCCCCCGGACCGGCCACCGTCTCCGCGACGCCGTACGGATCAGGCCAGTTGGGGTTCGACCACCCACTCGCCGCGGCGCATCACGCCCCTGAGGCCGAAGTCGGCGTCCAGCAGCACCAGGTCGGCGTCCTTGCCGGGCTCCAGGGAGCCCACCGTGTCGTACATGCCCAGCAGCCTGGCCGGGTTGGCGGACAGGGCGGTCACCACGTCCTCGACGGCCAGCCCGTCGATCGTCACCGCCCGCTGGAAGGCGCGGTCCAGGGTGAGGGTGGAGCCCGCGATGGAGCCGCCCTCCACCAGGCGCGCCACGCCCTCGCTGACCTCGACCTCCAGCGGGCCGAGCTGGTAGCGGCCGTCGCCGACACCGGCCGCGTCCATGGCGTCGGTGATGAACGCCACCCGTCCGGCGCCCGCGTGGTGGAACGCCAGCTGGAGGGAGGCCGGGTGCAGGTGCGTGCCGTCGTTGATGAGCTCGACCGTGACGCGCTCGTCCTCCAGGAGGGCGGCGATCGGGCCGGGGGCGCGATGGCCGATCTGCGGCATCGCGTTGAACAGGTGGGTGGCCACCGTGGCGCCCGCGTCGATCGCCTCCACGGTCTGCTCGTACGTCGCGTCCGTGTGGCCGATCGCCGCGATCACGCCGTGCTCCGCGAGCAGCCGTACGGAGTCGAGGCCGCCGGGGAGTTCGGTGGCGAGCGTGACCATCTTCGCCCGGCCGCGCGCCGCCTCGATCAGCTTGCGGACCTCCGCCGGGTCCGGGTCGCGCAGCAGCCGCTCGGCGTGCGCGCCCTTGCGGCACGGTGAGATGAACGGTCCCTCGAAGTGGATGCCCGCGATGTCGCCCTGCTCGGCGAGTTCGGACAGCAGCCCGGCCTGCCGGGTCAGGAAGTCCATGTCGTCGGTGACGGTCGAGGCGACCAGGGTGGTCGTACCGTGCAGGCGGTGGGTGCGGACCGCGGTGAGGACGTCCTCCACCGGGCCGGAGAAGGACGCGCCTCCGCCGCCGTGGTTGTGGATGTCGACGAAGCCGGGGACCAGCCAGTGGCCGCTCACGTCGATGACCTCGGCGTCGTCCCGCGGGATGTCGGGGGCGATGCGGCCGCCGTCGACGGTGACCCGGCCGTCGGCCACGATGCCGGTGGGCAGCACCACCCGGGCGCCGGCGAGCACCCGCCTGGTCGCGCCGGTCGCGGGCCGGGGGTGCGTCGTGGCTGGTCGCGCAGTTCCCCGCGCCCCTGTGGGGTTGGCCATCAGGTTGTTACCTCCGGCGTCGTAGGAGTCGTGGACGTGGC
It includes:
- a CDS encoding CBM35 domain-containing protein, with the protein product MTSGNNGATPPEDDDPFGYLYADGQANGAQPPSGGGYGYPNSVNRVRAVGQRQYGQQQAQTAQYGQPTVPQQPGPHGQPNSHYAAPETFPGGGAPTSPQQTHGGGGRGRGPNTKGLLIGAIAVVAAVVIGISVAMMNGDSDDKAGDNQASAAPTASKSTQPSPSNSNSAASEENLPTIDAKALLLGGGAATASDVKGAKADGGVYVTGFNATGASVTWNVSGIPKAGKYSVYVGYSVPGRDATATLTVNGTASNSPVDLKNYAKVGEGDYEKGWTQTYNYIQLNKGTNTIKVSCENGNQCDALLDQMWLVNGWVDS
- the nagA gene encoding N-acetylglucosamine-6-phosphate deacetylase, giving the protein MANPTGARGTARPATTHPRPATGATRRVLAGARVVLPTGIVADGRVTVDGGRIAPDIPRDDAEVIDVSGHWLVPGFVDIHNHGGGGASFSGPVEDVLTAVRTHRLHGTTTLVASTVTDDMDFLTRQAGLLSELAEQGDIAGIHFEGPFISPCRKGAHAERLLRDPDPAEVRKLIEAARGRAKMVTLATELPGGLDSVRLLAEHGVIAAIGHTDATYEQTVEAIDAGATVATHLFNAMPQIGHRAPGPIAALLEDERVTVELINDGTHLHPASLQLAFHHAGAGRVAFITDAMDAAGVGDGRYQLGPLEVEVSEGVARLVEGGSIAGSTLTLDRAFQRAVTIDGLAVEDVVTALSANPARLLGMYDTVGSLEPGKDADLVLLDADFGLRGVMRRGEWVVEPQLA
- a CDS encoding 1-phosphofructokinase family hexose kinase, translated to MILTVTLNTALDITYRVAALRPHASHRISEVTERPGGKGLNVARVLAALGHRVTVTGFAGGATGHAVRERLTAVPGLVDALLPVAGATRRTIAVVDEHSGDTTQLNEPGPTVAPAEWAAFRRLYGELVASASAVALCGSLPPGVPVGAYAELIRTARTAGVPVLLDTAGEPLRRGVAARPDIVKPNADELAELTGSHEPSQATRDARRRGAHAVVASLGPAGLLAVTPEGRWRATPPARVRGNPTGAGDSAVAGLLSGLADNLPWPDRLARAVALSAATVLAPVAGEFSRTAYEDLLPRVAVTGDADAA
- the cdgB gene encoding diguanylate cyclase CdgB, which produces METESEPYVRLASLRQLHQAMAEMNTARSLADTLQTVSDGVVSALGYELACVNLVRPDGDLVVAAFSGNQAAEALITGRVGSRESWERRLGMGEHWGDLVFIPHTEGWVLDDDDVPQWYTDGPAPRFEDEWHPSDRLFAPMFTPGVPGGSCGELIGVLSVDRPRNGRRPGAWGREALQMYAFQAAIAISNARLRANMQRALVRLEREQQALRASEESFRQAFEYAPSGMAIAEMGGDQHGRILRTNDALCRLLGRPASSMRRYAFSDLVHPEDIGTLLRTSAEGGRAELRLGRRDGTYVWVSLRNSVVADAADGPRFLLTHVEDIEERKRRELQLAHRASHDSLTGLPNSAELRSRLSSRLCHRAGHSAALESIDAAFGHPVYDAGGNGFDYPPSVEALDAYDHHVHTVAPEDDRDDGTKGLAVLFCDLDGFKSINDRFGHNAGNEVLIEVARRLSNGVRDGDTVARLGGDEFVVLADGLGRADAQDLAVRLRNEIIQPIRVDGRAVRVGASFGIGWAHCGMTADEVLKSADERMYVEKRSRPKQHRRAG